From Thermodesulfovibrionia bacterium, a single genomic window includes:
- a CDS encoding CFI-box-CTERM domain-containing protein — MKKKIIFLTALLLLLPLHLSHAAVISVTPASDFNCSDLDCDLQSALDLAANNLQNDTINIAAGNYNFSETLSYIPTTENYALTINGAGNDSTILNTGINDTVINLDTTNLANDSNSHITIQNFTVHGTGDFLITTNNGLITSLGSACTDSSIIITFRSNSNSSNSNITLFSICLLDIFNDDIIGTPGDEIIATPISGGNDIIATTGEITIIGGISIVGLEGEDVILSNGGSLTDPNYLISDTVLTAIGTISIVPFEATIDSDGFQISDGTFQLVDSITNATSGTGSTLITTVNSEITNIVNCDNDLRTFRNIDPNTIEDTAGKPDNLIFGLFDIEVAVPNHGDPATVTINLPEPAPAGYVWYKYSPVDGWHEFMYDGQTGAEINGSTVTLHFIDGGRGDDDGIANGIISDPSGLGENSSSGSVVSNADNKSGCFIATAAYGSLMEPHVKILRNFRDRFLITNEIGNSFVQTYYKYSPPIADFIAKHATLRAMVRWSLLPLVGMSWSLLYFGPLLTIIFILLLTAFLISFIRHRQHNKS; from the coding sequence ATGAAAAAGAAGATAATTTTTCTGACAGCATTATTACTGCTTCTTCCACTTCATCTTTCACATGCGGCAGTTATAAGCGTCACCCCTGCCTCAGACTTTAACTGCTCCGACCTCGACTGCGATCTTCAGAGCGCCCTTGACCTTGCCGCTAACAACCTTCAGAACGATACTATTAACATTGCTGCAGGAAACTACAACTTTTCTGAGACACTTTCTTATATCCCAACTACTGAAAATTATGCACTTACGATAAATGGCGCAGGTAATGATTCAACAATACTTAACACCGGCATAAACGACACAGTAATAAACTTAGACACTACTAACCTTGCTAATGACTCAAATTCACACATTACTATTCAGAATTTTACGGTTCATGGAACAGGCGACTTTTTAATAACTACAAATAATGGACTTATTACTTCTCTTGGTTCTGCATGTACTGATTCAAGTATTATTATAACTTTTCGTTCTAATTCCAATAGTTCTAATTCAAATATTACACTTTTCTCCATATGTCTTTTAGACATTTTCAACGATGACATAATTGGTACACCCGGTGATGAAATAATCGCCACACCTATAAGTGGCGGCAACGATATAATTGCCACCACTGGAGAGATAACAATAATCGGAGGCATTTCTATTGTTGGTTTAGAAGGTGAGGATGTTATCTTAAGCAACGGAGGTTCCTTAACTGATCCAAATTACCTGATCTCTGACACTGTACTAACAGCTATAGGTACGATATCAATTGTGCCGTTTGAAGCCACCATAGATTCTGACGGATTTCAGATTTCTGACGGAACCTTTCAGTTAGTAGATTCCATTACAAATGCAACTTCCGGTACCGGTTCAACTCTAATAACGACGGTAAATTCAGAAATAACAAACATAGTAAATTGTGACAACGACCTCAGGACATTCCGCAATATTGACCCAAATACCATTGAGGATACAGCAGGCAAACCGGATAATCTCATATTCGGTTTATTTGATATAGAAGTAGCAGTTCCTAACCATGGTGACCCAGCTACAGTGACTATCAACCTGCCTGAACCTGCTCCTGCCGGTTATGTCTGGTATAAATATAGCCCGGTTGATGGATGGCATGAGTTCATGTATGACGGGCAGACAGGCGCTGAGATAAACGGCAGCACCGTCACGCTCCATTTTATCGACGGCGGCCGTGGAGATGATGATGGTATTGCAAACGGTATAATTTCAGACCCGTCAGGGCTTGGTGAGAATTCATCCTCAGGTTCAGTAGTTTCAAATGCTGATAACAAGAGCGGATGCTTTATAGCTACTGCTGCTTACGGATCTCTTATGGAACCACATGTGAAGATACTCCGTAACTTCCGCGATAGGTTTTTGATAACAAATGAGATCGGCAATTCATTTGTACAGACTTATTATAAATACTCCCCGCCGATCGCCGACTTCATAGCAAAGCATGCAACACTGCGTGCAATGGTTCGCTGGAGCCTTCTGCCGCTTGTAGGCATGAGCTGGAGCTTGTTATATTTTGGGCCGCTTTTAACAATAATTTTCATACTATTATTGACAGCCTTCCTCATATCTTTTATAAGACACCGGCAGCACAACAAGTCATAA
- a CDS encoding Maf family protein yields the protein MKQIILASKSPRRKEILKNAGLKFRIDAGDYEEDLSLKLKPHQLAKFLSHEKAKSVAVRHRDALIIAADTFILYKSKILGKPHTKTESKRMLAMLNNKTHSVITGFTIIDTATGKKVSRSVETKVTFKKLTANEIDCYIETGEPLDKAGAYAIQGLGALLVKKIEGDYLNVIGLPLAALADCLRKFGVELL from the coding sequence ATGAAGCAGATAATACTCGCGTCAAAATCCCCGAGAAGAAAAGAGATACTCAAGAACGCCGGGCTCAAATTCAGGATTGATGCCGGTGATTATGAAGAAGACCTCTCCCTGAAATTAAAGCCACACCAGCTTGCAAAGTTTCTTTCCCACGAAAAAGCAAAATCAGTTGCCGTGAGACATAGAGACGCGCTTATCATCGCTGCTGATACATTCATTCTTTATAAAAGTAAAATCCTCGGAAAACCTCACACAAAAACAGAATCAAAGAGGATGCTGGCGATGCTCAACAATAAAACCCACTCTGTTATCACCGGCTTTACGATCATCGATACCGCTACAGGCAAAAAGGTATCAAGGTCGGTCGAGACAAAAGTAACATTCAAAAAGCTCACTGCAAATGAGATAGACTGCTATATTGAAACAGGAGAACCTCTTGATAAGGCAGGCGCATACGCCATTCAGGGACTTGGGGCGCTCCTTGTGAAGAAGATAGAGGGTGATTACCTTAACGTGATCGGCCTGCCGCTTGCCGCCCTGGCTGATTGCCTCAGGAAGTTCGGAGTAGAGCTTCTGTAA
- a CDS encoding LysM peptidoglycan-binding domain-containing protein — protein sequence MKYFAPINLLVIFSLLILSCVTPNSNYSSEINESLKTSELSKSVVNLPGDNEVESPMFSTPEIRADITSETITPALTENIASPLAEVEEESGQNLLDTALDFCNASQESWADGNFEEAIEALDQAYNMVLSVDTENNPTLIQQKEDLRFLISKRILEIYASRYTAVNGEHEAIPLILNKHVQREIELFQGYERNFFIESYKRSGRYREKIVKALNEAGMPEELSWLPLIESGFKVRALSSARALGLWQFIPSTGYKFGLKRDNWIDERMDPEKSTAAAIAYMTELHNIFGDWTTVLAAYNCGEGRVLRLIRDQSINYLDNFWDLYEKLPNETARYVPRFLATLHILKNPEKFGFTLEELDEPAVYETVTVEKILQLKTLASVLDVPYEKLADLNPELRNQATPSKPYPLRVPPGMENILLSKLDNIPIWYPPEKVYVYHKVKKGETLSLIASKYSTSVQNIARTNNLKGKKLKVGQKLKIPSGSEIIAGNPVTAVSVEIPSDGIYRVKKGDSLWKIASKFNTDTNTLKRINNMSTTQLEVGQVIKVTGSLTEVASDGKYRVKKGDSLSLIAKKFNTDTKALQRINNLQSTSLKVGQVLKIGK from the coding sequence ATGAAGTACTTTGCCCCCATAAACCTTTTAGTGATCTTCTCTCTTTTAATACTTAGCTGTGTTACGCCTAACAGTAATTATTCATCTGAGATCAATGAGAGCCTGAAAACTTCGGAACTTTCCAAATCTGTCGTAAATCTTCCTGGTGATAATGAAGTGGAGTCCCCCATGTTTTCAACGCCGGAAATCCGTGCCGACATTACTTCGGAAACCATCACACCTGCTTTAACAGAAAATATTGCATCTCCTTTGGCTGAGGTAGAAGAGGAGAGCGGGCAAAACCTGCTTGATACTGCGCTTGATTTCTGCAATGCATCTCAGGAGTCATGGGCAGACGGCAACTTTGAGGAGGCAATAGAGGCTTTGGATCAGGCATATAACATGGTGCTGAGTGTCGATACTGAGAACAACCCCACGCTTATCCAGCAGAAAGAAGACCTCAGGTTCTTGATCTCAAAGAGGATACTTGAGATATATGCATCACGATACACCGCAGTCAATGGCGAACATGAGGCCATTCCTCTGATCTTGAACAAGCATGTTCAGCGAGAGATCGAACTTTTTCAGGGGTATGAGCGGAACTTTTTCATTGAATCATATAAGCGCTCGGGAAGGTATCGTGAGAAGATCGTTAAGGCATTAAATGAAGCCGGCATGCCGGAAGAGCTTTCATGGCTGCCGCTAATTGAGAGCGGGTTTAAGGTGAGAGCGCTTTCAAGTGCCAGAGCTCTTGGACTGTGGCAGTTCATTCCTTCAACCGGCTATAAGTTCGGGCTGAAAAGGGATAACTGGATAGACGAGAGGATGGACCCTGAAAAATCAACTGCCGCTGCCATAGCTTACATGACCGAACTTCATAATATATTCGGCGACTGGACTACAGTTCTGGCAGCTTACAATTGCGGAGAGGGCAGGGTGCTCCGGCTGATCCGTGACCAGAGCATAAATTACCTTGATAATTTCTGGGATCTTTATGAGAAGCTTCCCAATGAGACAGCTAGATATGTTCCGAGGTTTCTTGCCACGCTTCATATATTAAAGAATCCTGAAAAATTTGGTTTTACACTTGAGGAGCTGGATGAGCCTGCTGTGTATGAGACGGTGACTGTTGAGAAGATATTGCAGCTTAAGACGTTAGCTTCTGTATTAGATGTGCCATATGAAAAACTTGCTGATCTGAATCCGGAACTCCGTAATCAGGCTACTCCTTCCAAGCCATATCCATTAAGAGTTCCGCCCGGAATGGAGAATATATTACTCTCTAAACTTGATAATATACCGATATGGTATCCTCCTGAGAAGGTCTATGTATATCATAAGGTAAAAAAGGGCGAGACATTATCATTGATAGCGTCTAAATACAGCACAAGTGTGCAGAATATCGCCAGGACTAATAATTTAAAAGGGAAGAAGCTCAAGGTAGGGCAGAAGCTTAAGATTCCCAGTGGAAGCGAAATAATAGCCGGTAACCCTGTAACCGCTGTATCTGTTGAGATTCCCTCGGACGGGATTTATCGCGTTAAAAAGGGAGATTCGTTATGGAAGATAGCCAGTAAATTCAATACGGATACTAATACCCTTAAGCGTATAAATAATATGAGCACAACGCAACTTGAAGTTGGCCAGGTAATTAAGGTGACGGGGTCACTTACTGAGGTTGCATCTGATGGTAAGTATCGCGTTAAAAAAGGCGATTCATTATCGTTGATAGCTAAGAAATTTAATACGGATACAAAGGCGCTTCAGCGTATCAATAATCTGCAAAGCACAAGCCTGAAAGTAGGACAGGTTCTTAAGATTGGTAAATAA